From Halapricum desulfuricans, a single genomic window includes:
- a CDS encoding MogA/MoaB family molybdenum cofactor biosynthesis protein, with protein sequence MTGNDDTVAEGDHDQHTHDQSGGAEHNDLGHAHEQSGDDGHGHHDHHAHDLDTLGVAVLTVSSTRTRAEDTAGDVIVAVLESEGHEIVTRDVVQDAYDNVQGTVDRFVGRSDVDAVVTTGGTGVTPDDVTVEAVEPLFEKRLPGFGELFRRLSYEEIGTRAIATRATAGIADGVPVFCLPGSESAVRLGTEEIIVEVVGHLSGLAGQA encoded by the coding sequence ATGACCGGCAACGACGACACTGTCGCCGAAGGCGACCACGATCAGCACACACACGACCAGTCCGGAGGTGCCGAGCACAACGACCTCGGCCACGCGCACGAGCAGTCTGGGGACGACGGCCACGGCCATCACGATCATCACGCGCACGACCTGGATACACTTGGGGTCGCGGTGCTGACTGTCTCTTCGACGCGGACGCGAGCCGAGGACACGGCCGGAGACGTGATCGTCGCCGTCCTCGAAAGCGAGGGCCACGAGATCGTCACGCGGGACGTGGTGCAGGACGCCTACGACAACGTCCAGGGGACGGTCGACCGGTTCGTCGGCCGCTCGGACGTCGACGCCGTCGTGACGACCGGCGGGACGGGCGTCACGCCCGACGACGTGACCGTTGAGGCGGTCGAGCCACTCTTCGAGAAGCGCCTGCCGGGCTTCGGCGAGCTGTTCCGACGGCTCTCCTACGAGGAGATCGGGACGCGAGCGATCGCGACGCGCGCGACCGCCGGCATCGCCGACGGCGTCCCCGTGTTCTGTCTGCCCGGGAGCGAGAGCGCCGTCCGGCTGGGGACCGAGGAGATCATCGTCGAGGTCGTCGGCCATCTCTCGGGACTGGCCGGACAGGCGTGA
- a CDS encoding amidohydrolase family protein, which yields MLELEHGFRIVDVNARLEPDAERRPRGGIGGPERLEREMHQAGIVRSVVYPPERDRDYLKANNAVARMSVERPLVPLARISGALDPGTGAGSKLRNLTASRAEEHTAPADIEQYAYDDRFAGFVVHPARDGLPDGEVLEALAEVELPVLVHAGTAFPPDALAETLLSEDITTIVASFGGYPLDRESMERTIDLLEAYDRCYLDTSFVRFREPLERALMEHPDRVLFGSGAPDSHPNVAIMEILTLDVPEDAMRKAFSNNAGRVLEELAPRSF from the coding sequence ATGCTCGAGCTGGAGCACGGGTTTCGGATCGTAGACGTCAACGCCCGTCTGGAGCCGGACGCGGAGCGTCGGCCACGAGGAGGGATCGGCGGTCCCGAGCGGCTCGAACGGGAGATGCATCAGGCGGGGATCGTACGGTCGGTCGTCTACCCCCCGGAGCGAGACAGGGACTATCTCAAGGCCAACAACGCCGTCGCCCGGATGAGCGTCGAGCGCCCGCTCGTGCCGCTGGCGCGGATCAGTGGTGCGCTCGATCCCGGGACCGGGGCCGGCTCAAAGCTGCGGAACCTCACGGCGTCCCGGGCGGAAGAACACACCGCTCCGGCGGACATCGAGCAGTACGCCTACGACGATCGTTTCGCGGGGTTCGTCGTCCATCCGGCCCGCGACGGGCTCCCGGACGGGGAGGTCCTCGAAGCGCTCGCGGAGGTCGAACTCCCCGTACTCGTCCACGCCGGCACTGCGTTTCCGCCGGACGCGCTCGCCGAGACGCTGCTTTCCGAGGACATCACGACGATCGTCGCGAGTTTCGGGGGCTACCCCCTCGATCGGGAGTCGATGGAGCGGACGATCGACCTGCTCGAAGCGTACGATCGGTGTTACCTCGATACGAGTTTCGTCCGCTTTCGGGAGCCGCTGGAGCGGGCGTTGATGGAGCACCCGGACCGCGTCCTCTTCGGCAGCGGCGCGCCCGATTCGCATCCAAACGTCGCGATTATGGAGATCCTGACGCTCGACGTGCCCGAAGACGCGATGCGGAAGGCCTTCTCGAACAACGCCGGGCGGGTCCTCGAAGAGCTCGCGCCGCGATCGTTCTGA
- the thsA gene encoding thermosome subunit alpha, protein MGGQPLFILEEDTERTKGEDAQSSNISAGKAVSEAVRTTLGPRGMDKMLVSDDGDVVITNDGATILGEMDIEHPAAQMIVEVAESQEEDVGDGTTTASVLAGELLSKAESLLDDDVHPTTIVEGYHEAAGLAQDAIDDEVIATDLDDDQLLKVAKSSMTGKGTGDIAGDVLAEIVVDAVRAVDGDDGVDRDAISLQTHIGAASSATELVEGVVVDEEPAHENMPRTVEDGAVAIIDGAIELQDSNVDAEYNVTNVDQLNAALDAEEEELRGYAETIVDLGAEIVFTTDDIDDRVQAYLAKEGILAFEGLSSDDLASIRSTSGATRVSGVNALESDDLGTASVSVESYGEDELAFVEGPEAETVTVFARGSTEHVLDEVERSLMDALDVVTAALDKGGVVPGAGATEIAVAAHLRDHAASIEGRKQLAVEAFADAVDVLPRTLAENTGMDPIDALVDLRAAYDGGDTAGVISEGQTGSVKDPLEYGVLDPAAVKHEAVHSATEAATMIVRIDDVISSS, encoded by the coding sequence ATGGGCGGACAGCCCCTTTTCATCCTTGAGGAAGATACGGAGCGGACAAAAGGGGAAGACGCACAGAGTTCGAACATCTCGGCCGGGAAGGCCGTCAGCGAAGCCGTCCGGACCACGCTCGGTCCGCGCGGGATGGACAAGATGCTCGTCTCCGACGACGGCGACGTCGTCATCACCAACGACGGCGCGACCATCCTGGGCGAGATGGACATCGAGCACCCGGCGGCCCAGATGATCGTCGAGGTCGCCGAGAGCCAGGAAGAGGACGTCGGCGACGGGACGACCACGGCCTCGGTACTCGCGGGCGAACTGCTCTCGAAGGCGGAAAGCCTGCTTGACGACGACGTTCACCCGACGACGATTGTCGAGGGCTATCACGAGGCGGCCGGCCTCGCCCAGGACGCCATCGACGACGAGGTCATCGCGACGGATCTCGACGACGACCAGCTGCTGAAAGTCGCAAAATCCAGTATGACCGGCAAGGGGACCGGCGACATCGCCGGCGACGTGCTGGCCGAGATTGTCGTCGATGCGGTTCGTGCCGTCGACGGTGACGACGGCGTCGACCGCGACGCGATCTCGCTGCAGACCCATATCGGCGCCGCCTCTTCGGCGACGGAACTCGTCGAGGGCGTCGTCGTCGACGAGGAGCCGGCCCACGAGAACATGCCGCGCACCGTCGAGGACGGCGCCGTCGCCATCATCGACGGGGCCATCGAACTGCAGGACAGCAACGTCGACGCCGAGTACAACGTCACCAACGTCGACCAGCTCAACGCCGCGCTCGACGCCGAAGAAGAGGAGCTGCGCGGCTACGCCGAGACGATCGTCGATCTCGGCGCCGAGATCGTCTTCACGACCGACGACATCGACGACCGCGTGCAGGCCTACCTCGCAAAGGAAGGTATCCTCGCCTTCGAGGGCCTCTCCAGCGACGATCTGGCGTCGATCCGCTCCACGAGCGGCGCGACCCGGGTTAGCGGCGTCAACGCGCTCGAATCCGACGACCTGGGGACGGCCTCCGTCAGCGTCGAGTCCTACGGCGAGGACGAACTCGCCTTCGTTGAGGGGCCGGAAGCCGAGACCGTGACGGTCTTCGCTCGCGGCAGCACCGAGCACGTCCTTGATGAGGTCGAGCGCTCGCTGATGGACGCGCTGGACGTCGTGACGGCCGCGCTCGACAAGGGCGGCGTCGTCCCCGGTGCCGGCGCGACTGAAATCGCCGTCGCGGCACACCTCCGCGATCACGCCGCGTCTATCGAGGGCCGCAAGCAGCTCGCCGTCGAGGCCTTTGCCGACGCCGTCGACGTCCTGCCGCGCACCCTCGCGGAGAACACCGGCATGGATCCGATCGACGCGCTGGTCGATCTCCGCGCGGCCTACGACGGTGGCGACACCGCCGGCGTCATCTCCGAGGGCCAGACCGGTTCGGTCAAAGACCCGCTTGAGTACGGCGTGCTGGACCCCGCTGCGGTCAAACACGAGGCCGTCCACAGCGCGACCGAGGCCGCGACGATGATCGTCCGCATCGACGACGTCATCTCCTCGAGCTAA
- a CDS encoding CHAT domain-containing protein — MGSNEPPFQPQFEPLRAPPGIRLVDRIDGGEFTLLTPDAFDPIPRETDVFPVPVDGAVEASVEELRTPYLVGVWVRDEDFDLVEQVTGGEQASLGPGRYVVEFSSVQLKVYLYVEGRFDIDTTDDAVTFSMGSATDVLIGVRSYHERPARTITTTEKPRDVMRAISQFRAALKTTSPERSFPTLRGHPPLVELGEELSVPASADVAPPSMSIELPLRWDRILPVGSLAYYLDAEVVPGTEPRLVAGGDHVPLLGEHGFEARVARILKHVFTLDAITRTEGLYDVELHERSLVEDRISHDFGELYEMPLADRVRAYLDIPFEVVEPATPEWKLTADIEPDASNVPVLPFVAQDLAVVRVPTNDDIESRIVEEPSPDVERFFRDEPVLVRGSTRPVRSSEEPEHSAASDRVFRPESTDSLMQTFVGDGIPMGATKMTPEAFRRRLDYEPAESGRIRVDIVNNEATMSDESSVSDVYGAREWVEFDVTIHEELTKAELADVLQQETDFFHYIGHVEDDGFRCSDGLLDARNLASVDVGAFLLNACNSYEQGRALVDSGALGGIVTLATIPNPTATRIGKHLARMLNTGFSIATARSLLEKDEQLASRYMVVGDGHSNVVESKSGGPLLYEITFVSDSGMKMDIRGYPSSQHSVGGLRNWNIKIPVTSCISPIYLKDIKIGKDIFEKISDLDQYPILYEDNLLWSDEIDLSRF; from the coding sequence ATGGGTTCTAATGAACCGCCGTTTCAGCCGCAGTTCGAACCCCTCAGAGCACCGCCGGGTATCCGACTCGTCGATCGGATCGACGGCGGCGAATTCACACTACTCACGCCGGACGCGTTCGATCCGATCCCCCGCGAGACGGATGTTTTCCCCGTTCCCGTCGACGGTGCGGTCGAAGCGAGCGTCGAGGAGTTGCGGACGCCGTATCTCGTCGGTGTGTGGGTCCGTGACGAGGACTTCGACCTCGTCGAGCAGGTGACTGGCGGCGAACAAGCGTCGCTGGGGCCGGGTCGATACGTCGTCGAGTTCTCGTCCGTCCAGTTGAAGGTGTATCTGTACGTCGAGGGGCGGTTCGACATCGACACGACGGACGACGCGGTGACGTTCTCGATGGGGAGCGCGACGGACGTACTGATCGGTGTTCGATCGTACCACGAGCGGCCGGCCCGAACGATCACGACGACCGAGAAGCCGCGCGATGTCATGCGCGCGATCTCACAGTTTCGGGCTGCCCTGAAGACGACGAGCCCGGAGCGATCGTTCCCGACGCTACGGGGACATCCACCGCTGGTCGAACTGGGCGAAGAGCTGTCGGTCCCAGCCAGCGCGGACGTTGCTCCGCCGTCGATGTCCATCGAACTTCCACTGCGGTGGGATCGGATACTCCCCGTCGGATCGCTCGCGTACTACCTCGACGCCGAGGTCGTTCCGGGGACGGAACCGCGCCTCGTCGCCGGTGGCGACCACGTCCCCCTGCTCGGCGAACACGGGTTCGAAGCGCGCGTCGCACGGATTCTCAAGCACGTCTTCACGCTGGACGCGATCACGCGGACCGAGGGACTGTACGACGTCGAGCTTCACGAGCGGTCCCTGGTCGAGGATCGGATCAGCCACGATTTCGGCGAGCTGTACGAGATGCCGCTCGCGGATCGCGTTCGGGCGTATCTCGATATTCCGTTCGAGGTCGTCGAACCGGCGACGCCCGAGTGGAAGCTCACGGCCGACATCGAGCCGGACGCGTCGAACGTCCCGGTGCTCCCGTTCGTGGCGCAGGACCTGGCCGTCGTCAGGGTGCCCACGAACGACGACATCGAGTCGCGGATCGTGGAGGAACCGTCACCCGACGTCGAGCGGTTCTTCCGGGACGAGCCGGTGCTGGTGCGTGGCAGTACCCGCCCGGTCCGATCGAGCGAAGAGCCGGAGCATAGCGCAGCGTCCGACCGGGTCTTCCGCCCGGAGTCGACTGACAGCCTGATGCAGACGTTCGTCGGCGACGGGATTCCGATGGGCGCGACGAAGATGACGCCCGAAGCGTTCCGCCGGCGGCTCGACTACGAACCCGCGGAGTCCGGCCGGATCCGCGTCGACATCGTGAACAACGAGGCGACGATGAGCGACGAGTCGAGCGTCTCGGACGTCTACGGGGCCCGCGAGTGGGTCGAGTTCGACGTCACGATCCACGAGGAATTGACCAAGGCCGAACTCGCCGACGTACTCCAACAGGAGACCGACTTCTTCCACTACATCGGCCACGTCGAAGACGACGGCTTCCGGTGCTCGGACGGGCTCCTCGACGCCCGGAACCTCGCTTCGGTCGATGTCGGCGCGTTCCTGCTTAACGCCTGCAACTCCTACGAGCAGGGTCGGGCGCTCGTCGACAGCGGAGCGCTCGGCGGCATCGTCACCCTGGCGACGATCCCGAACCCGACGGCGACGCGGATCGGCAAGCACCTCGCGCGAATGCTGAACACCGGATTCTCGATCGCAACTGCGCGGTCACTGCTGGAGAAAGACGAACAACTCGCAAGTCGATATATGGTGGTCGGTGACGGGCACTCGAACGTCGTGGAGAGTAAATCTGGGGGACCTCTATTATATGAAATAACTTTTGTATCTGATAGCGGAATGAAGATGGACATCAGAGGATATCCTTCATCTCAACACTCAGTGGGCGGTCTTAGAAATTGGAATATTAAAATTCCTGTCACAAGCTGTATTAGCCCGATATATCTTAAAGATATTAAAATCGGAAAGGATATATTTGAAAAAATATCTGACCTAGACCAGTATCCGATTTTATATGAGGATAACCTACTGTGGAGCGATGAAATCGATCTCAGTCGATTTTAG
- a CDS encoding DUF7503 family protein, protein MSHPESEVKAFLAEHPKMIGVLFTTLLLLTQAGAAAAGAANVTYGP, encoded by the coding sequence ATGAGCCACCCAGAATCGGAGGTCAAGGCGTTCCTCGCAGAGCATCCGAAAATGATCGGCGTCCTGTTCACCACGCTCCTGTTGCTGACGCAGGCTGGGGCAGCAGCGGCCGGTGCTGCAAACGTCACGTACGGCCCCTAA
- a CDS encoding DUF7504 family protein: protein MSDNSSSEVASHESPSNVLCACPAVSSSRGAHCRNLLTREGTPGTVIGVTVATSPGERLAEWRDAIDPSATQLSFVDVTHGGRSAAMSSDGLGDWDRTPADVVEIEEMDLRRLGTEITSQLQQASETPVVLCFDSLTDVLQFESQERIHRFLNVLTARVEETGAYAHYHIDSDGHADRTFETLAPVFDETVSAGAEWG from the coding sequence GTGAGCGATAACTCCTCTTCGGAGGTCGCGAGTCACGAATCGCCGTCGAACGTCCTCTGTGCGTGTCCTGCCGTCAGTTCGTCGAGAGGCGCTCACTGCCGGAATCTGTTGACCCGGGAGGGGACACCCGGAACGGTCATCGGCGTCACAGTCGCGACGTCGCCCGGCGAACGCCTGGCCGAATGGCGCGACGCGATCGACCCCTCGGCCACGCAGTTGTCCTTCGTCGACGTCACTCACGGCGGTCGCTCCGCGGCGATGTCGTCCGACGGTCTCGGCGACTGGGACCGGACGCCCGCTGATGTCGTCGAAATCGAGGAGATGGACCTCCGTCGACTCGGGACCGAAATCACGTCGCAACTGCAACAGGCGTCCGAGACTCCTGTCGTCCTCTGTTTCGACTCGCTGACTGACGTTCTCCAGTTCGAGTCCCAGGAACGGATCCATCGATTCCTGAACGTTCTCACGGCCCGTGTCGAGGAAACTGGTGCGTACGCACACTACCACATCGACTCGGACGGGCACGCCGATCGAACGTTCGAAACGCTGGCACCGGTTTTCGACGAGACCGTCTCGGCTGGGGCCGAATGGGGATAA
- a CDS encoding SAM hydrolase/SAM-dependent halogenase family protein, whose protein sequence is MITLSSDFGSPYPAAMKGTILRHSDARIVDIAHDFPRQDVEAAAFWLREVLPYFPPAVHCVVVDPGVGTERAAVAVRAGEHVLVGPDNGVLLPAARQLADDVSVFEIDYDDPGSTTFHGRDVFAPAAATIHEMGVDAFETGERFAHVSEYVDLRFPEPTERADGVAGEVLVVDGFGNAITNVPGEYLAERFGSDVTVNGVWAPARQTYAAVEAGSRLVTVGSHGNVELAVNRGRGDERFSVSPGSRVRLRWTGGGQ, encoded by the coding sequence ATGATCACACTGAGTTCCGACTTCGGATCGCCGTATCCGGCGGCGATGAAAGGCACGATCCTCCGGCACAGCGACGCCCGGATCGTCGATATCGCCCACGACTTCCCGCGGCAGGACGTCGAGGCCGCGGCCTTCTGGCTCCGGGAGGTCCTGCCGTACTTCCCGCCGGCGGTACACTGCGTCGTGGTCGACCCCGGTGTCGGGACCGAACGGGCTGCGGTCGCGGTTCGCGCCGGCGAGCACGTCCTCGTCGGCCCGGACAACGGCGTGCTCCTGCCGGCCGCCCGGCAACTCGCAGATGACGTTTCGGTCTTCGAGATCGACTACGACGACCCCGGTAGCACGACCTTCCACGGCCGGGACGTGTTCGCGCCGGCGGCGGCGACCATCCACGAGATGGGCGTCGACGCCTTCGAGACCGGCGAGCGATTCGCACACGTCTCGGAATACGTCGACTTGCGATTCCCGGAACCGACCGAGCGTGCGGACGGAGTCGCCGGCGAAGTGCTGGTCGTTGACGGCTTCGGGAACGCGATCACGAACGTGCCCGGCGAGTACCTCGCCGAGCGGTTCGGCTCGGACGTGACTGTCAACGGCGTATGGGCACCGGCTCGTCAGACCTACGCCGCAGTCGAAGCGGGGAGCCGTCTCGTGACGGTCGGCAGCCACGGCAACGTCGAACTGGCCGTCAATCGGGGTCGAGGGGACGAACGGTTCTCGGTCAGCCCCGGATCGCGGGTTCGACTGCGCTGGACGGGCGGCGGTCAGTAG
- a CDS encoding nicotinamide-nucleotide adenylyltransferase codes for MTRGFYIGRFQPYHNGHHTMIEHIAEKVDELVLGIGSADVSHTVKNPFTAGERIMMLTKAVREFEREHGLVTYVVPIEDIERNAVWVSHVESMCPDFDVVYSNNPLVIQLFEESGIEVNQSPMFDRERLEGTDIRESIIGGDPWRGRVPDPVVDVIEEINGVQRLNTVAQDDVAERWEAAHVDSE; via the coding sequence ATGACTCGCGGGTTCTATATCGGTCGCTTCCAGCCGTACCACAACGGCCACCACACGATGATCGAGCACATCGCCGAGAAAGTCGACGAACTCGTGCTCGGCATCGGGAGCGCGGACGTCTCGCATACGGTCAAGAACCCGTTCACGGCGGGCGAACGGATCATGATGCTCACCAAGGCAGTCAGAGAGTTCGAGCGAGAGCACGGCCTGGTCACCTACGTCGTCCCGATCGAAGACATCGAACGCAACGCCGTCTGGGTCAGCCACGTCGAGAGCATGTGCCCCGACTTCGACGTCGTCTACTCGAACAACCCGCTAGTCATCCAGTTGTTCGAGGAGAGCGGCATCGAGGTCAACCAGTCCCCGATGTTCGACCGCGAGCGCCTGGAGGGGACCGACATCCGCGAGAGCATTATCGGCGGCGACCCCTGGCGCGGCCGCGTGCCCGACCCCGTCGTCGACGTGATCGAAGAGATCAACGGCGTCCAGCGGCTCAACACCGTCGCACAGGACGACGTCGCCGAGCGCTGGGAAGCCGCACACGTCGACAGCGAGTGA
- the lonB gene encoding ATP-dependent protease LonB — protein sequence MNEHTDTDDVPDEDGAAADSESERAVDDEAEESPPRTGRDETVESTADEVETGEETAADPTADAADGDAESDPRSDGDDSVTDLGSDVTVEGEEATVAEDDENLLGGLDVETTEEIEVPDRLVDQVIGQDHARDIVKKAAKQRRHVMMIGSPGTGKSMLAKAMSQLLPKEDLQDVLVYHNPDDGNEPKVRTVPAGKGEQIVDAHKEEARKRNQMRSFLMWIIIIAIFGYALFFARSILLGILAAGIVFLVFRYMNRGSDAMIPNLLVNNANQQIAPFEDATGAHAGALLGDVRHDPFQSGGMETPSHDRVEAGAIHKANKGVLFIDEMNTLDIRSQQKLMTAIQEGEFSITGQSERSSGAMVQTEPVPTDFIMVAAGNLDAMENMHPALRSRIKGYGYEVYMDDTIEDEPEMRRKYARFVAQEVEKDGRLPHFTQEAVEEIILEARRRAGRKGHLTLKLRDLGGLVRVAGDIARAEDKDFTERGDVLQAKRRSRSIEQQLADNYIERRKDYELTVNKGDVVGRVNGLAVMGEDSGIVMPVMAEVTPSQGPGEVIATGKLQEIAEEAVQNVSAIIKKFSDEDISQKDIHIQFVQSYEGVEGDSASVTVATAVISALEDIPIEQDVAMTGSLSVRGDVLPVGGVTHKIEAAAKSGIDRVIIPAANEQDVMIEDEYKDQIEIIPVQHLSEVLEVALAGEPEKDSLVDRLRSITGQALDRQVGPGSPSPQ from the coding sequence ATGAACGAACACACAGACACTGACGACGTCCCCGACGAAGACGGCGCGGCGGCCGACAGCGAGTCGGAACGTGCCGTCGACGACGAGGCCGAGGAGTCGCCCCCTCGGACGGGACGCGACGAGACCGTCGAATCGACCGCCGACGAGGTCGAGACAGGCGAGGAGACGGCGGCGGATCCGACTGCCGATGCTGCCGACGGCGACGCCGAATCCGATCCCCGCTCGGATGGTGACGACTCCGTGACCGATCTCGGCAGCGACGTCACCGTCGAGGGCGAGGAGGCGACAGTCGCGGAGGACGACGAGAACCTGCTGGGTGGTCTCGACGTCGAGACGACAGAGGAGATCGAGGTGCCCGACCGCCTGGTCGATCAGGTCATCGGGCAGGACCACGCCCGGGATATCGTCAAGAAGGCGGCCAAGCAGCGCCGTCACGTGATGATGATCGGCTCGCCCGGGACGGGCAAGTCGATGCTCGCGAAGGCGATGAGCCAGCTGTTGCCCAAGGAGGATCTGCAGGACGTTCTCGTCTATCACAATCCTGACGACGGCAACGAGCCGAAGGTTCGGACGGTGCCCGCCGGCAAGGGTGAACAGATCGTCGACGCCCACAAGGAGGAAGCCCGCAAGCGCAACCAGATGCGGTCGTTCCTGATGTGGATCATCATCATCGCCATCTTCGGCTACGCGCTGTTTTTCGCCCGGAGCATCCTGCTGGGCATTCTCGCGGCCGGGATCGTCTTCCTCGTCTTCCGCTATATGAACCGCGGATCCGACGCGATGATTCCGAACCTGCTGGTCAACAACGCCAACCAGCAGATCGCCCCCTTCGAGGACGCGACCGGCGCTCACGCCGGGGCACTGCTGGGCGATGTCCGCCACGACCCCTTCCAGTCCGGTGGCATGGAGACGCCCAGTCACGACCGCGTCGAGGCCGGTGCGATCCACAAGGCCAACAAAGGCGTGCTGTTCATCGACGAGATGAACACGCTCGACATCCGGTCCCAGCAGAAGCTGATGACCGCGATCCAGGAGGGCGAGTTCTCGATCACGGGCCAGTCCGAGCGCTCCTCGGGTGCGATGGTCCAGACCGAGCCCGTCCCGACGGACTTCATCATGGTTGCAGCGGGCAACCTCGACGCCATGGAGAACATGCACCCCGCCCTGCGCTCTCGGATCAAAGGCTACGGGTACGAGGTGTACATGGACGACACCATCGAGGACGAACCGGAGATGCGCCGCAAGTACGCTCGGTTCGTCGCCCAGGAAGTCGAGAAGGACGGCCGCCTGCCCCACTTCACACAGGAGGCCGTCGAGGAGATCATCCTCGAAGCCCGCCGGCGCGCCGGCCGGAAGGGTCATCTCACTCTCAAGCTGCGTGACCTCGGCGGGTTGGTCCGCGTTGCGGGCGACATTGCCCGCGCAGAGGACAAGGACTTCACCGAGCGCGGGGACGTGCTGCAGGCGAAACGCCGCTCCCGTTCGATCGAACAGCAGTTGGCGGACAACTACATCGAACGCCGCAAGGACTACGAGTTGACCGTCAACAAAGGCGACGTGGTCGGTCGCGTCAACGGCCTCGCGGTTATGGGCGAGGACAGCGGGATCGTGATGCCCGTCATGGCCGAAGTGACGCCCAGCCAGGGCCCCGGCGAAGTGATCGCGACCGGGAAACTCCAGGAGATCGCGGAGGAGGCCGTCCAGAACGTTTCGGCGATCATCAAGAAGTTCTCCGACGAGGACATCTCCCAGAAGGACATCCACATCCAGTTCGTCCAGTCCTACGAGGGCGTCGAAGGCGACTCCGCATCGGTCACCGTGGCGACGGCCGTGATTTCGGCGCTGGAGGACATTCCCATCGAACAGGACGTGGCCATGACCGGGTCGCTCTCCGTGCGCGGGGACGTGCTGCCGGTCGGCGGCGTCACCCACAAGATCGAGGCCGCGGCCAAGTCCGGGATCGACCGGGTGATCATCCCCGCGGCCAACGAGCAGGACGTGATGATCGAGGACGAGTACAAGGACCAGATCGAGATCATCCCCGTCCAGCACCTCTCGGAGGTCCTGGAGGTCGCGCTGGCGGGCGAACCCGAGAAGGACTCGCTGGTCGATCGCCTGCGTTCGATCACCGGCCAGGCGCTGGATCGCCAGGTCGGTCCCGGATCGCCCAGCCCCCAGTAG
- a CDS encoding CPBP family intramembrane glutamic endopeptidase — translation MAAPQWAAFVGLTGLVVTAFLVLAWLSAGAVRDPPTIDWRFTPVGVDPGVQSRPVVHTRMLHPQLESISTASLLANVAVTQGLFAVVLVGGAVAFSIPPRAFGLGAGVTSGRALLLGLALGAGLWVANEASARALDVAGIEYDERLRAMLAPDSLAGWVVLLGVALPTIAAVEELLFRAAAIGVVAAGFDLSPWPLVVGSSVAFGLGHGAQGRAGIAVTAMLGTVLASAFVLSGSLLVVVVAHYLVNALELVVHEGLA, via the coding sequence ATGGCTGCACCCCAGTGGGCCGCCTTCGTCGGGCTCACTGGACTCGTTGTGACGGCGTTTCTCGTTCTCGCGTGGCTCTCCGCCGGAGCGGTTCGTGACCCGCCGACGATCGACTGGCGGTTCACGCCGGTCGGCGTCGATCCGGGCGTCCAGTCGCGACCCGTGGTCCACACGAGGATGCTCCATCCCCAGCTGGAGAGTATCTCGACGGCGTCGCTACTGGCCAACGTCGCGGTCACGCAGGGACTGTTCGCCGTCGTACTCGTCGGTGGTGCTGTTGCCTTTTCGATTCCGCCCCGAGCCTTCGGCCTCGGTGCCGGGGTCACGAGCGGGCGGGCCCTGCTGTTGGGACTCGCACTCGGGGCCGGACTCTGGGTGGCAAACGAGGCCAGCGCCCGCGCGCTCGACGTGGCGGGTATCGAGTACGACGAACGTCTCAGGGCGATGCTCGCCCCCGACTCGCTCGCCGGCTGGGTCGTCCTGCTCGGCGTCGCGCTGCCGACGATCGCCGCTGTCGAAGAGTTACTCTTTCGGGCGGCGGCGATCGGCGTCGTCGCGGCCGGCTTCGACCTGTCACCGTGGCCCCTGGTCGTCGGCTCCTCGGTCGCCTTCGGGTTGGGGCACGGCGCGCAGGGCCGGGCCGGAATCGCCGTGACCGCCATGCTCGGAACTGTTCTTGCGAGCGCGTTCGTCCTCTCGGGGAGTCTCCTGGTAGTCGTCGTCGCGCACTACCTGGTCAACGCGCTGGAACTCGTCGTTCACGAGGGACTCGCGTGA
- a CDS encoding MGMT family protein has protein sequence MNDAAGIYARESDVLDRHVQIGVAGERILALSFPESPDEQAGSDHPLLDRIEAYLGGERDDFADVTVALTVPTDRRSVLETLREVPYGEDVSVEQLARMTPGLDPEEANDRETVRTALGENPAPLLLPDHRVRDGPSAAPSGVVDQLRRIEGL, from the coding sequence ATGAACGACGCTGCCGGGATCTACGCACGCGAATCGGACGTTCTCGACCGCCACGTCCAGATCGGCGTCGCGGGGGAGCGCATCCTCGCGCTCTCGTTCCCCGAATCGCCGGACGAGCAGGCCGGGAGCGACCACCCGCTGCTGGATCGGATCGAGGCCTACCTGGGAGGCGAGCGCGACGACTTCGCGGACGTCACGGTCGCACTCACCGTCCCGACCGATCGTCGATCAGTGCTAGAGACGCTCCGAGAGGTCCCCTACGGCGAGGACGTGAGTGTCGAGCAACTGGCGCGGATGACGCCGGGACTCGATCCGGAGGAGGCGAACGACCGGGAGACCGTCCGCACGGCCCTCGGGGAGAATCCAGCGCCGCTGTTGCTCCCGGACCACCGGGTGCGCGACGGGCCGTCGGCTGCCCCGAGCGGCGTCGTCGATCAGCTCCGGCGGATCGAGGGGCTGTGA